The following are from one region of the Methylophilus sp. DW102 genome:
- a CDS encoding GspE/PulE family protein yields the protein MNQPLPNQHVPAEPLQSLSAELLSQAQTQALQQQRRVIEVLEDLLSVDTEILVSQLADLLHYPVATMRDMREWQVAFEVISYNEAQQKECLAFYDAQKTLILVFADPFNRQLPLWVQHAVKQPFVWQLAHRLEISAYLAGEEETMRAMDGVGLPSEQMQEGEDELVMQLSLKSIHEDANPIVKLINSTLYDALKTGASDIHLETHAGGLAVKYRIDGVMASIANSPGLDSAEQAISRIKVMAQLDIAERRIPQDGRFKVHAMGRLIDFRVSIMPSAFGEDAVLRVLDRKALTEQAQGLSLKALGFDADVIARFRKLASEPYGMVLVTGPTGSGKTTSLYAAISEVNTGFDKIITIEDPVEYQLPGVLQIPVNEKKGLTFARGLRSILRHDPDKIMVGEIRDAETAQIAVQAALTGHLVFSTVHANSVLDVIGRFMHMGVDPYHFVSAVNGIIAQRLVRALCPHCAEPFVPDADLLSASGLSAEQAASMQFMHAQGCGHCRGTGYKGRKAVAEILVLNDELREMIIARQPIRQLKEAAARNGMRTIREAAISAVAEGMTSLQEVNRVTFVA from the coding sequence ATGAACCAGCCTCTCCCCAATCAGCACGTGCCTGCTGAGCCACTACAGTCGCTCTCTGCAGAACTATTATCGCAAGCACAAACGCAGGCCTTGCAACAGCAACGGCGCGTGATCGAGGTGCTCGAAGACCTGCTCTCGGTGGACACTGAAATTCTGGTGAGCCAACTGGCTGACTTGCTGCATTACCCGGTCGCCACCATGCGCGATATGCGCGAGTGGCAGGTAGCTTTTGAAGTCATCAGTTATAACGAAGCGCAGCAAAAAGAGTGTCTGGCGTTTTATGACGCGCAAAAAACACTCATTCTCGTGTTTGCTGACCCGTTTAACCGCCAATTGCCGTTGTGGGTACAGCATGCCGTAAAACAGCCGTTTGTCTGGCAGTTGGCACATCGGCTGGAGATTAGCGCCTACCTCGCCGGTGAAGAAGAAACCATGCGTGCCATGGATGGCGTAGGTTTGCCCAGTGAGCAAATGCAAGAAGGCGAGGACGAGCTGGTCATGCAGCTCTCGCTCAAGTCCATTCACGAAGATGCCAACCCCATCGTCAAGCTGATTAACTCCACCTTATACGATGCCCTCAAAACAGGCGCCAGCGATATCCACCTCGAAACGCATGCAGGCGGTCTGGCCGTGAAATACCGGATTGACGGGGTGATGGCCAGCATCGCCAATAGCCCCGGTCTGGACAGTGCCGAGCAGGCCATTTCGCGGATCAAGGTCATGGCGCAACTCGATATTGCCGAACGCCGGATTCCGCAAGATGGCCGCTTTAAAGTGCATGCCATGGGCCGCCTGATTGATTTCCGTGTCTCTATCATGCCCAGTGCGTTTGGCGAGGATGCCGTACTGCGGGTGCTGGACCGAAAGGCCTTGACCGAGCAGGCGCAAGGCTTGAGTTTGAAAGCGCTGGGCTTTGATGCCGATGTGATTGCCAGATTCCGCAAATTAGCCAGCGAGCCGTATGGCATGGTGCTGGTCACTGGCCCGACCGGCAGTGGTAAAACCACCTCTTTATATGCCGCCATCTCAGAGGTGAATACGGGGTTTGACAAGATCATCACCATTGAAGACCCGGTTGAGTACCAGTTACCTGGCGTGCTGCAAATCCCGGTCAATGAGAAAAAAGGCCTGACCTTTGCGCGTGGCCTGCGGTCAATTCTGCGGCATGACCCGGACAAGATTATGGTGGGTGAAATCCGCGATGCCGAGACTGCACAAATTGCCGTGCAAGCGGCGCTGACTGGCCATCTGGTGTTTTCTACCGTGCATGCCAACAGTGTGCTCGATGTCATCGGCCGTTTCATGCATATGGGCGTAGACCCTTACCATTTTGTGTCAGCAGTGAATGGCATTATTGCCCAGCGCCTGGTGCGCGCCTTGTGTCCGCATTGTGCCGAGCCGTTTGTGCCGGATGCTGACTTGCTCAGTGCCTCTGGCTTAAGCGCTGAGCAGGCCGCCAGCATGCAGTTTATGCATGCCCAGGGCTGTGGCCATTGCCGCGGCACGGGTTACAAAGGCCGTAAAGCGGTGGCCGAAATACTGGTGCTTAATGACGAGTTGCGCGAGATGATTATTGCCCGCCAGCCGATCCGCCAGTTGAAAGAGGCGGCTGCCAGAAATGGCATGCGTACCATCCGCGAGGCGGCGATCAGCGCCGTGGCTGAAGGCATGACCAGTTTGCAGGAGGTTAACCGTGTCACGTTTGTTGCCTGA